One Mycolicibacterium fallax genomic window, CGAGCAAGTCCGCCACGCGCACCCCGTGCGGCAACTCGTAGAGCGCGGCGTCGCGGCCACCGCCGGTGACGGTGCACAGGAAGGTGCCCGGCGAGGCGTCGGTGCCGGACTCCCGGTACCGCGCCGCGCCGTGCTGCGCGACGTAGGGCAGGTTGGCCAGTGTCTCGACGTTGCTGACCAGGGTCGGCAGCCCGCCGATGCCGGCCAGGAACGGTCGCGGCGGCTTGTCGGTGGGTTTGGCCGGCCCGCCGTTGACCGCGCGCACCGCCGCGGTCTCCTCACCGGCCACGTACGCCGGGTCGACGACGCGCAGGCTGACCGTCAGCCCGGCCAGCCCGTCGGGGCCGAGTTCGGCCAGCGCGTCGGTGATCGTCGCCGCGGCGCCCGGATCGGACAGGTAGACGTGGGCGTTCCGGGCGCCGACGATGTGGGCGGCCAGCCGCAGCCCGTCGAGCACCAGGTGTGGGCGGTGCCGAAGCAGCCAGCGGTCCTTGATCGAGGCCGGTTCGCCCTCCTCGCCGTTGGCCAGCACCACGGTGTCCCAGCCGGCCAGCGCCGAGGTGCGCACCGTGCGCAGCTTCACCCCGAGCGGGAACGCCGCGCCGCCGCGGCCCAGAATCCCGGCGGCGTGCACCTCGGTCAGCAGTCCCTCGGGGTCGCCGAGTGACCGGTAGCCCCCGGCGGCGGTGTAGGCGGCCAGCGACTCGGTGCCGGGCTCGGTGCGCAGCAACCGCGGGGTCAGGCCGGGCCAGCCGGCCACGGTCAGCGAAGCGGTGGTGGCGTGCGCGGTCATGCGTACCTCCTGCGGACCGGTGCCCGGCCGTGGCTAGGCTCGAAAACGTGCGAACTGCGGTGGTGCGAGTGGGCGTCGACCTGGCCGGCGCGTTGACCCCCGACCAGCTGGCTGCCGGGGCGGCCGAGCTGGGCCGGGCGGCCGGCGCGGCGGGACTGGAACTTCTGGAGAACAACCTGGCGGCGATGCCGCCGAGCCGCCGGGAGATCGAGTTGCTGATGACCGGCGCCGACCCGGATCAGTTGCGCGACATAGCGATCGGCATGTGCGCCACGGCCTTTGGCACCGAGCCGGTGCCCGGCGTGGTGACCTTCGTCAGCCACGGCACCGACGAGGACGCCGCCGGGGTGCTGGCCGGCTTCGGGGTCACCGGCGACATCGACCGCAGGCCCGGCGATCAGGGCTGGGACATCATCACCGTCACCCTGCGGCGCGAGGATCTCACCCGCATCCCGGAGAGCCGGATCCACACCGCGTTGGAGTCGGCGACCAACGCCGAGATCCACATCCGCACCGTCTGACGGCGCCCGGCCGGGCATCAGCGTCCCAGGAATTC contains:
- a CDS encoding NADH-ubiquinone oxidoreductase-F iron-sulfur binding region domain-containing protein, with translation MTAHATTASLTVAGWPGLTPRLLRTEPGTESLAAYTAAGGYRSLGDPEGLLTEVHAAGILGRGGAAFPLGVKLRTVRTSALAGWDTVVLANGEEGEPASIKDRWLLRHRPHLVLDGLRLAAHIVGARNAHVYLSDPGAAATITDALAELGPDGLAGLTVSLRVVDPAYVAGEETAAVRAVNGGPAKPTDKPPRPFLAGIGGLPTLVSNVETLANLPYVAQHGAARYRESGTDASPGTFLCTVTGGGRDAALYELPHGVRVADLLAHRGVPAESVRGALLGGYFAGLVNREVLEATVDHAGFTAIGSGLGCGAVSLITAECPVAVAAAVLEYFGRENAGQCGSCFNGTAAMAAVAVALREQTAAAEDVDALRRWSQVLPGRGACGTLDAATNIAASLLEKFPAEVAAHLEHACPDCRPGGYAPQRPFEVEAQ